The Anopheles coluzzii chromosome 2, AcolN3, whole genome shotgun sequence genome window below encodes:
- the LOC120953391 gene encoding ester hydrolase C11orf54 homolog — protein sequence MESLDTAKLLFEEKPLHTPSLTELRDVLAAGLGSCFATVSVEVVECPDLSKAPFHLAGSGLNGTPALIEIGGPPYLLPVVDRTKLYDLVSVTKRALHGEEKPFIVIGAGAGPFPLVSSNCEGMFNLRYSPPGTVVSESHLAMVTAEREVVVRKIPSTETRCALLANLLVAEGNAGPVLKVSCTKRTGNKDFIASIRTCLDDRYGERAVGLGGVFLLREGKAKQHVMSPFSTNPIHTEEQLNEWLNFYDMPAPLVNVGTLVTNECELDLRLQHFHSFSTHGHGGHYHIDTTPETVEYEGYFVAGERIVRVDKPVNTHKFGRD from the exons ATGGAGAGTCTCGATACGGCCAAGCTACTGTTCGAAGAGAAGCCGCTGCACACACCGTCCCTGACGGAATTGCGCGATG tGCTTGCCGCTGGACTCGGCTCCTGTTTCGCAACGGTTAGCGTGGAAGTGGTAGAGTGTCCGGATTTAAGCAAGGCGCCCTTCCATCTGGCCGGATCTG GTTTAAACGGAACGCCCGCGCTGATCGAAATCGGGGGACCACCGTACCTACTGCCCGTGGTCGATCGTACCAAGCTATACGATCTCGTGTCCGTCACCAAACGCGCTCTGCATGGCGAAGAGAAGCCGTTCATTGTCATCGGTGCCGGTGCCGGACCGTTCCCGCTGGTCAGCTCGAACTGCGAGGGCATGTTCAACCTGCGCTACAGCCCCCCGGGCACGGTCGTGAGTGAAAGCCACCTGGCAATGGTGACGGCCGAGCGGGAGGTTGTGGTGCGCAAAATCCCCAGCACTGAGACGCGCTGTGCGCTGCTGGCCAATCTGCTCGTTGCGGAAGGAAACGCTGGGCCCGTGCTGAAGGTAAGCTGCACAAAGCGCACCGGCAACAAGGACTTTATTGCGAGCATTCGCACCTGTCTGGACGATCGGTACGGCGAACGGGCGGTAGGGCTGGGCGGTGTCTTTCTGCTGCGGGAGGGCAAAGCGAAGCAGCACGTCATGTCACCGTTCTCTACCAATCCGATCCACACGGAGGAGCAGCTGAACGAGTGGCTCAACTTTTACGACATGCCGGCGCCGCTCGTGAACGTCGGCACGCTGGTCACGAACGAGTGCGAGCTGGATCTGCGGCTGCAGCATTTCCACAGCTTTTCCACGCACGGCCATGGTGGCCACTACCATATCGACACGACGCCCGAGACGGTCGAGTACGAGGGGTACTTTGTGGCGGGCGAGCGGATCGTGCGTGTCGACAAGCCGGTCAACACGCACAAGTTCGGCCGCGATTAA
- the LOC120953387 gene encoding dentin sialophosphoprotein, with amino-acid sequence MPCEKCNVKFGIITRKKSCYECHRLFCRNCLSKRQERFLCPNCTIFTKRPLSRIDLAQLKVKDLIFYLQSKHISTSGCVEKDDLINLVIAHVNSGGSSPRTPGSFSATSSNTESASGGSSRYGSFYRNGTKNCTNTFDQIKNTCQNLFSTFSEKINGDAPEAAGRASSGFATQEEQRHIFTQPRFGSNNVYHSVDPSERPSNGGTGYHTHPSPSNEDGHRRAEPEQYDSGSMERSAHFSSASSGTTGGADTSAASSSFSTPSREASEPLLAEQQPSAVEGQTQATLDDRIESILALEPGGNGCECCTDDEDEEGDGAVTKQMEAGGKSEPDVPQRSKQARRSHSHSNLLSPGQAGPSADTSAGTPPKVVTRSQTPSSSFDDLLADGEGSSSNADHAIAQDATLAATTETDALGTTVASTDDTDQWQIINTSEANCAGAGDDGDDEEGGGGGGGDGAGGTLEAATHSDLPMTDATNETTTVTTNEADEESSDSISHSVETKPNPLPSVPVLGHSPSAGSTVGPAITRCRSDSYLLAECRVPSRPEPTNDRQTAALRAATVSSDAIPTSSHPANHTGTTHGMCFRCGKRRNGIRRKLKKFRKQLDAATVSEVEKRRKLEAFLNYLERRSKGSFDLTDSESITEEASVSMGDEAAGEGAASGSRTGAHGVQAGQSIPKPPEDLPLCTNLYSSGNLDLVNMKQIKLSDIKESADLDVLSVKQLKGILMVNRVDFKGCCEKAELKERVLRLWRDYKSIPSIEKLPSDDLCKICMDAPIECVILECGHMTTCTACGKVLSECPICRQYIVRVVRFFRA; translated from the exons ATGCCCTGCGAAAAGTGCAATGTGAAGTTCGGCATCATAACGCGCAAAAAGTCCTGCTATGAGTGTCACCGACTGTTCTGCCGGAACTGCCTGTCGAAGCGGCAGGAGCGGTTCCTCTGCCCGAACTGTACCATCTTCACCAAGCGGCCTCTATCGCGCATCGATCTGGCCCAGCTAAAAGTGAAGGATCTTATCTTTTACCTGCAGTCGAAGCACATTTCCACGTCCGGTTGCGTCG AAAAAGACGACCTGATAAATCTGGTGATTGCTCATGTAAACTCTGGCGGCAGCTCGCCCCGCACGCCCGGCAGCTTCAGTGCCACCTCGTCCAACACGGAGTCGGCATCCGGTGGCTCATCCCGGTACGGCAGCTTCTATCGGAATGGCACCAAAAACTGTACCAACACGTTCGATCAGATCAAAAACACCTGCCAGAATTTGTTCTCTACCTTTTCGGAGAAAATCAACGGAG ACGCTCCGGAAGCAGCGGGCCGGGCAAGCAGCGGGTTCGCAACGCAGGAAGAGCAGCGACACATCTTTACCCAGCCACGGTTCGGCAGCAACAATGTGTACCATTCCGTCGATCCTAGTGAGCGGCCGTCGAACGGCGGCACCGGCTACCATACCCATCCCTCTCCCTCCAACGAGGACGGCCACCGAAGGGCGGAACCCGAGCAGTACGATTCGGGTTCGATGGAACGGTCGGCACACTTTAGCAGCGCCAGCAGTGGAACCACCGGTGGGGCCGATACCAGTGCCGCTTCGTCTTCGTTTTCAACGCCCAGCCGGGAAGCGTCCGAGCCGCTGCTAGCCGAACAGCAACCGTCAGCCGTGGAGGGGCAAACGCAGGCCACGCTGGACGATCGCATCGAGAGCATACTGGCGCTGGAACCGGGCGGAAACGGGTGCGAGTGCTGCaccgacgacgaggacgaggaagGAGACGGTGCAGTGACGAAGCAGATGGAGGCAGGTGGAAAGAGCGAACCAGATGTGCCGCAGCGGTCGAAGCAGGCCCGCCGAAGCCATTCCCATTCCAATCTGCTGTCGCCCGGGCAGGCTGGACCAAGCGCAGACACGTCGGCCGGTACGCCCCCGAAGGTGGTCACGCGCAGCCAAACGCCCTCGTCGTCGTTCGACGATCTGCTGGCCGACGGGGagggtagcagcagcaatgcgGACCATGCGattgcgcaggatgcgacgcTAGCGGCCACGACCGAGACTGATGCACTGGGCACGACGGTAGCGTCTACCGACGACACCGACCAGTGGCAAATCATCAATACCTCAGAAGCGAactgtgctggtgctggtgatgatggtgacgaTGAAGAGGGtggtgggggtggtggtggtgatggtgcgggCGGTACACTGGAAGCGGCCACCCACAGCGATCTGCCGATGACCGATGCAACGAACGAAACCACCACGGTTACGACCAACGAAGCGGACGAGGAGAGCAGCGACAGTATCAGCCATTCGGTGGAAACTAAACCAAACCCGCTGCCCTCGGTGCCCGTCCTCGGCCACAGTCCTTCCGCCGGCTCGACGGTCGGGCCGGCCATAACGCGCTGTCGCTCGGACAGCTACCTGCTGGCGGAGTGTCGCGTGCCGTCGCGTCCGGAACCGACCAACGATCGGCAGACGGCGGCTCTGCGTGCCGCCACGGTCAGCAGCGATGCAATTCCAACCTCTAGTCACCCGGCCAACCACACTGGCACGACGCACGGTATGTGTTTCCGCTGCGGCAAGCGGCGCAACGGCATCCGCAGGAAGTTGAAAAAGTTCCGCAAGCAGCTCGATGCGGCCACTGTTTCGGAGGTGGAAAAGCGCCGCAAGCTGGAAGCGTTCCTGAACTATCTCGAGCGGCGGAGCAAGGGCTCGTTCGATCTGACCGATTCCGAGTCCATCACCGAGGAGGCTAGCGTTAGCATGGGCGACGAGGCGGCCGGCGAAGGGGCGGCGTCCGGATCGCGAACTGGTGCGCACGGGGTACAGGCGGGACAGAGCATCCCGAAACCACCGGAAGATTTGCCCCTCTGTACCAACCTGTACTCGTCCGGCAACCTCGATCTGGTCAACATGAAGCAGATCAAGCTGAGCGACATTAAGGAAAG TGCGGACCTGGACGTGCTGTCGGTGAAGCAGCTCAAGGGCATCCTAATGGTAAACCGGGTCGACTTTAAGGGATGCTGCGAGAAGGCCGAACTAAAGGAACGGGTGCTACGGTTGTGGCGTGATTATAAATCAATCCCAT CAATCGAAAAACTTCCATCGGACGATTTGTGCAAAATTTGCATGGATGCACCCATCGAGTGTGTGATACTGGAGTGCGGCCACATGACGACCTGTACCGCGTGCGGCAAGGTGCTGAGCGAGTGTCCCATTTGCCGCCAGTATATAGTGCGGGTGGTGCGATTCTTCCGAGCCTAA
- the LOC120953388 gene encoding juvenile hormone esterase-like, whose product MWSILKLSSSLPLVGSFLPCLRRRLSTINRLNVDLHCGTVCGIVEKLPDGNDFYAFRGIPYAEPPVGEHRFQPPVPVTKFVTSVLDCSTERDTCVAKNPFNQQWQGSENCLHLNVYTPQMNRPDAPLPVMVFIHGGAFKYGSGNSDCYSPEYLLEQNVVVVTFNYRLGPLGFLHLPSQGIEGNAALHDQLLVLRWVADNIAHFNGDPHNVTLFGESAGAVSVHLHLLSPLSTPFFHKAICESSVALADYAVPNDTLGNSRRLAQLLNPSAHSDAEMVETLRSAPAQRLAELCDRTAIGEEKRGSILMPFRPVVDQSAKEPIVPLHPIKALGIDGRIPAISLLLGYNNREGGSFLTHILKHPELYRADLERLIPRTIDVTHGTPEAKELARAIEAFYFGPEGLSHRKVNECADLMSDFSFTILMRVTAEMHARYQHRSPLFFYRFEYDGELNQYKKFLPFPIAGAYHADELGYLFRMRMRPKEVQPQSVEARVRRYMCRMWTNFARYGNPTPPHDESLRFGWTPVPTLEPDSNAPFHLPYLRINGEPEMALDPDKERIDFWRQIYDKFNGGFHKSVAKL is encoded by the exons ATGTGGTCCATTCTGAAGCTATCCTCCAGTCTACCTCTTGTTGGTAGTTTTCTACCCTGTTTGAGGAGACGC CTAAGCACCATAAACCGTTTGAATGTTGATCTGCACTGTGGAACCGTGTGTGGGATTGTTGAGAAGCTGCCGGATGGGAACGATTTCTACGCCTTTCGTGGCATACCGTACGCCGAGCCCCCAGTCGGTGAGCACCGTTTCCAGCCTCCAGTTCCGGTGACGAAGTTCGTAACGTCCGTGCTGGACTGCAGCACGGAACGGGACACATGTGTGGCGAAAAATCCCTTCAACCAGCAATGGCAAGGCTCGGAAAACTGTTTACATCTGAACGTGTACACGCCGCAGATGAACCGGCCCGACGCACCCCTTCCGGTGATGGTATTTATCCACGGCGGAGCGTTCAAGTATGGCAGTGGGAATAGCGATTG TTACTCACCAGAATATTTGCTCGAGCAAAATGTGGTCGTCGTAACGTTCAACTATCGGCTCGGTCCGCTCGGCTTTCTGCATCTGCCGTCGCAGGGCATCGAGGGTAATGCGGCGCTTCACGATCAGCTGCTCGTCCTACGCTGGGTTGCTGACAACATCGCTCACTTCAACGGTGATCCGCACAATGTGACGCTGTTTGGTGAAAGTGCCGGCGCCGTATCGGTTCACCTGCATCTTCTGTCGCCCCTGTCCACACCGTTCTTCCACAAAGCGATCTGTGAGAGCAGCGTGGCGCTAGCAGATTACGCCGTACCGAACGATACGCTTGGGAACTCGCGACGCCTTGCGCAGCTGCTCAATCCTTCTGCCCACAGTGATGCAGAGATGGTGGAAACGTTACGGTCGGCACCAGCACAGCGGTTGGCCGAGCTTTGCGATCGAACGGCAATCGGGGAGGAGAAGCGTGGCTCCATCCTAATGCCCTTTCGACCGGTGGTGGACCAGTCGGCGAAGGAACCAATCGTTCCGTTGCATCCTATTAAAGCATTGGGCATTGATGGTCGCATTCCTGCCATATCGCTGCTGCTCGGTTACAACAACCGGGAGGGTGGTTCGTTTCTTACGCACATCCTGAAGCACCCCGAGCTCTACCGAGCAGACCTGGAGCGGCTCATTCCGCGCACGATCGATGTAACGCATGGCACGCCGGAAGCGAAAGAGCTGGCCCGTGCGATCGAAGCGTTCTACTTCGGCCCGGAAGGCCTCTCCCATCGCAAGGTAAACGAATGTGCCGATCTGATGTCGGACTTTAGCTTTACGATCCTGATGAGGGTGACAGCAGAAATGCATGCCCGGTACCAGCACCGGTCGCCACTGTTCTTCTATCGGTTCGAGTACGATGGAGAGTTGAATCAGTACAAGAAGTTTCTGCCTTTCCCAATTGCCGGAGCCTACCATGCCGACGAGCTGGGATATCTGTTTCG TATGCGAATGCGGCCGAAAGAGGTACAGCCACAGTCGGTCGAAGCACGTGTACGCCGGTACATGTGCCGGATGTGGACCAACTTTGCCCGGTACGGCAATCCGACACCGCCGCACGATGAGTCGCTCCGTTTCGGCTGGACGCCAGTGCCAACGCTCGAACCGGACTCCAATGCACCGTTCCACCTGCCGTACCTGCGCATCAACGGCGAACCGGAGATGGCGCTCGATCCGGACAAGGAAAGGATAGACTTTTGGCGACAAATTTATGACAAATTCAATGGAGGATTCCACAAATCCGTCGCTAAGCTTTAG